A DNA window from Petrotoga sibirica DSM 13575 contains the following coding sequences:
- a CDS encoding TolC family protein: MKKLIVLVITLPVGILSIFAMTFEELYEQNLEKSSAYTQAELNLRGAQLEMNKIDKFFVPYLGISVDTMKTGIIPAGTTTVSGLVFGGEGDLEGYEISLDVNFLEVWGAQVGVSFPFTLNTEEWTIEFPEASEIAISLSRDLTIIDRAERLKTESSYYDVLSKYYTAQTNELITTIEDIFTRHYNEEMIQTYQDEIEILNQQYNLSTDEDEKENLKKQILTAQKNLETLKASNAPLEYFEYTDELYNQTKDIVERIIKENQNYPTNIEERLDLKSLQLQEEASEIESNFWFIPYLPFNTISVSMNPFKGTEDGEDWFDKISISVGFQLTILDKGERKLASDSMKTNVAALTYDESIIEIENAIRNLETTRKTLNYDVKIKQIDLENAMENYNRNKELSDQGYITKEELKFSEISLRRAQLASEKVENDILTNELRIMQQYYVDIWGDIN, encoded by the coding sequence GTGAAAAAACTTATAGTTTTAGTAATAACCCTTCCCGTAGGAATCCTGAGTATATTTGCGATGACGTTCGAAGAGTTATACGAACAAAACTTAGAGAAAAGTTCAGCCTATACCCAAGCGGAGTTGAACTTACGTGGAGCACAATTAGAGATGAACAAAATAGACAAATTCTTTGTTCCATATTTGGGAATATCTGTTGATACAATGAAAACAGGGATAATCCCAGCAGGGACAACAACCGTTAGTGGGTTGGTTTTTGGAGGAGAAGGAGATTTAGAAGGTTACGAGATTTCTTTGGATGTAAACTTCTTAGAAGTATGGGGAGCACAGGTAGGTGTCTCATTCCCGTTTACTTTAAATACAGAAGAATGGACAATAGAATTCCCTGAAGCATCAGAGATAGCAATCTCTTTATCTCGAGATCTTACAATAATCGACAGGGCTGAAAGGTTGAAAACTGAAAGCAGTTACTACGATGTGCTCTCTAAATATTACACGGCTCAAACAAATGAACTCATAACGACGATAGAAGATATATTCACCAGACATTACAACGAAGAGATGATTCAAACGTACCAAGATGAAATAGAAATACTGAACCAACAGTACAACTTATCAACCGATGAAGACGAAAAAGAAAACTTAAAAAAACAGATACTTACTGCACAAAAGAATTTAGAAACTCTAAAGGCAAGCAACGCACCCCTAGAATATTTTGAATACACAGATGAACTGTACAACCAAACAAAAGATATTGTAGAAAGAATAATAAAAGAAAATCAAAACTATCCAACGAATATCGAAGAAAGGCTAGATTTAAAATCGTTACAACTTCAAGAAGAGGCATCGGAAATAGAAAGTAATTTCTGGTTCATTCCTTACCTGCCCTTCAACACCATAAGTGTTTCTATGAATCCATTTAAAGGAACGGAAGATGGGGAAGATTGGTTTGATAAAATCAGTATAAGTGTAGGATTTCAATTAACTATCTTGGATAAAGGTGAAAGAAAGTTGGCGTCTGATAGTATGAAAACAAACGTTGCCGCTTTGACTTATGATGAAAGCATAATAGAAATTGAAAATGCGATAAGAAATTTGGAAACAACCAGAAAAACTTTGAATTATGACGTTAAAATAAAACAAATAGATTTAGAAAACGCTATGGAAAATTACAATAGAAATAAAGAGTTAAGTGATCAAGGATACATAACAAAAGAGGAATTAAAATTTTCAGAAATATCGTTGAGAAGGGCACAATTAGCTAGTGAAAAGGTGGAAAACGACATTCTGACAAATGAATTAAGAATAATGCAGCAATACTACGTGGACATATGGGGTGATATAAATTGA
- a CDS encoding efflux RND transporter periplasmic adaptor subunit, producing the protein MKKRGKITIWTIVIVAIVMVVGIIFFPRQSSLTNPESSGLPPVYLEYEVKSDGVGDSIEVVGNITAEIESVIPKVSGEIFEVYVEKGDVVEEGQILAKIDDLDYQIAYLNALNDYESSTNVGERLKEVKRLQLEKAKKNLEATEIKAPVSGIVNAVNISKNDIVGTTSVVLTIVDRNTIKVETAVDEIDFPFIYEGMDATIRIDPLNLEEPGKVTWISPTTQTDMGVVVIPIEIEFTQDNLQNNLISGMTADVEIVTLKLENTVAVPKDAIHEGVNGAKIVYKKTAEGGMEPVQVQTGKESDNMVEITEGLKPGDKVLILPSKEETQRIMQNYGIPFGVPVAPGAVPQGSGSRRGGF; encoded by the coding sequence TTGAAAAAAAGAGGAAAGATAACGATATGGACGATAGTGATAGTAGCTATAGTCATGGTAGTTGGGATAATATTTTTCCCGAGGCAAAGTTCACTTACAAATCCTGAATCAAGTGGATTACCACCAGTATACTTAGAATATGAAGTGAAATCAGACGGTGTAGGAGATTCGATTGAAGTGGTGGGAAATATAACAGCTGAGATTGAATCCGTAATTCCAAAAGTTTCCGGAGAAATATTCGAAGTATACGTAGAAAAAGGGGACGTGGTTGAAGAAGGTCAGATATTAGCTAAAATAGATGATCTTGACTATCAAATAGCATATTTGAATGCCTTAAATGATTATGAATCGTCAACCAACGTAGGTGAACGATTGAAAGAAGTAAAAAGGTTACAGTTGGAAAAAGCCAAAAAGAATTTGGAAGCAACTGAAATAAAAGCCCCTGTTTCAGGGATAGTAAATGCGGTAAATATTTCAAAGAATGATATTGTTGGGACAACAAGTGTGGTATTGACTATAGTGGATAGAAACACAATAAAAGTTGAAACTGCGGTTGATGAAATAGATTTTCCATTTATATATGAGGGGATGGATGCAACAATAAGAATAGATCCTTTGAATTTAGAAGAACCGGGTAAAGTAACATGGATTAGTCCAACTACTCAAACGGATATGGGGGTAGTTGTTATACCCATTGAGATTGAATTTACACAAGATAATCTTCAAAATAACCTGATTTCCGGAATGACAGCGGATGTGGAAATTGTTACCTTAAAATTAGAGAACACGGTAGCAGTACCAAAAGACGCCATTCATGAGGGAGTTAATGGGGCAAAAATAGTCTACAAAAAGACCGCAGAAGGTGGTATGGAACCTGTTCAAGTACAAACCGGGAAAGAATCGGATAACATGGTTGAAATAACGGAGGGTTTAAAACCAGGTGATAAGGTTTTGATATTGCCATCTAAAGAAGAAACACAAAGAATAATGCAAAATTATGGTATTCCATTTGGAGTGCCTGTTGCTCCAGGCGCTGTTCCTCAAGGTTCTGGTTCTAGAAGAGGTGGATTTTGA
- a CDS encoding metallophosphoesterase family protein, which produces MKILVISDLHIPIKSDLKSLDKLNIGLYDQIFLLGDIVEIEVLNYLENQKPILHAVYGNMDDFYVKKRLAEKLYLELFGKKIGLIHGHQTGPAVPDKLLNYFKKRIDLMVFGHSHHQEKFEIEDTLILNPGAFCEGNYAEIELNESILEIKLLHL; this is translated from the coding sequence TTGAAAATACTTGTAATTAGCGATCTACATATTCCTATAAAATCAGACTTGAAAAGTCTAGACAAATTAAATATTGGGCTTTATGATCAAATATTCTTACTTGGAGATATCGTAGAAATCGAAGTATTGAATTACTTAGAAAATCAAAAGCCCATACTTCATGCTGTGTATGGAAATATGGATGATTTTTATGTAAAAAAGCGACTCGCCGAAAAACTGTATTTAGAATTATTTGGCAAAAAAATAGGTCTTATCCACGGTCATCAAACGGGTCCTGCTGTACCTGATAAGCTTTTGAATTATTTTAAAAAAAGGATCGATTTGATGGTCTTTGGACATTCTCATCATCAAGAAAAATTTGAAATAGAGGATACTTTGATATTGAATCCGGGGGCTTTTTGCGAAGGAAATTATGCTGAAATAGAACTGAATGAGAGTATACTTGAAATAAAATTACTACATCTTTAA
- a CDS encoding CheR family methyltransferase has protein sequence MPEFYSSPFDDEDYKVFLKKLVTHFNLDLSGYKQHRVRRRTDILLKKYQVNSYGEYLELLLKNKDNWHEFLDKLTINVTEFFRNPEKWEYLKQEIIPDLMKNQKPTLKLWSAGCSTGEEPYTLAIILHELGIANKSTIIASDFDEGALQKAKRGIYNEKSLINLNDEYIRKYFTKIEEDKYEIKDFIKNNVTFNKMNLLFDDFEKNFDLIICRNVVIYFDNEAKEKLYKKFYDALDPGGVLFVGSTERIFNYKGFGFTSIAPFFYKK, from the coding sequence AGTATTTTTGAAAAAGTTGGTAACTCATTTCAATCTAGACCTCTCTGGGTACAAACAACACAGAGTAAGACGTAGAACGGATATATTACTCAAAAAATACCAAGTCAATTCGTATGGTGAATATCTGGAATTATTGTTAAAAAATAAAGATAACTGGCATGAGTTTTTAGATAAACTCACCATTAACGTCACTGAATTTTTTAGAAACCCAGAGAAATGGGAATATTTAAAACAAGAAATAATCCCTGATCTCATGAAAAATCAAAAGCCAACGTTAAAACTCTGGAGCGCAGGCTGTTCTACAGGAGAGGAACCGTACACTCTTGCTATCATATTACATGAGTTAGGTATTGCCAACAAATCAACAATAATTGCTTCAGATTTTGATGAAGGAGCTTTACAAAAAGCCAAACGCGGGATATATAATGAAAAAAGTTTAATAAACCTAAACGATGAATATATAAGAAAGTATTTCACAAAAATAGAAGAAGATAAATACGAAATAAAAGATTTCATCAAAAATAATGTTACTTTCAATAAAATGAACCTCCTATTTGACGATTTTGAAAAAAATTTTGACTTAATCATATGTAGAAATGTTGTCATATACTTTGACAACGAGGCTAAAGAAAAGCTATACAAAAAATTCTACGATGCTTTGGATCCCGGAGGAGTGTTGTTTGTAGGTTCCACGGAAAGAATTTTCAACTACAAGGGTTTTGGCTTTACTTCCATTGCTCCTTTTTTTTATAAAAAATGA
- a CDS encoding ABC transporter ATP-binding protein — MMAVMELKEVWKIYDVGEVKVEALRGVSFGVEDGEYAIIIGPSGSGKSTLLQILGCLDKPTKGQIFIENVEVSKMKDRELAGVRNKKIGFVFQSFNLLPKLSALENVELPLIYSGIPQKKRREIAKEQLELVGLGDRINHRPTQLSGGQQQRVAIARALANDPAFLLADEPTGNLDTKSGEEILQIFRKLNDMGKTLVVVTHDMRMLDEGFKTIRLLDGKIQSIEVNTVGNT, encoded by the coding sequence TTGATGGCAGTGATGGAATTGAAAGAGGTATGGAAAATATACGATGTTGGGGAAGTCAAAGTTGAAGCCCTACGCGGTGTATCTTTCGGAGTTGAAGATGGTGAGTATGCTATAATAATTGGACCTTCAGGAAGCGGTAAATCAACTTTGTTACAGATCCTTGGTTGTTTGGATAAACCTACAAAAGGACAGATATTCATCGAAAATGTAGAAGTCTCTAAAATGAAAGACAGAGAATTGGCAGGGGTAAGAAATAAAAAGATAGGATTTGTATTTCAAAGTTTCAATTTACTTCCAAAGTTGAGTGCATTAGAAAATGTTGAACTCCCTCTAATATATTCAGGTATACCTCAGAAAAAAAGAAGGGAGATAGCAAAAGAACAATTAGAGTTAGTAGGGCTTGGTGATAGGATAAATCATAGGCCAACTCAACTATCGGGCGGCCAACAACAAAGAGTAGCTATAGCAAGGGCTTTAGCTAACGATCCAGCCTTTCTTTTAGCTGATGAACCAACAGGGAACCTTGATACAAAAAGTGGAGAAGAAATCCTTCAAATATTTAGGAAGTTGAACGATATGGGTAAAACGTTGGTCGTTGTCACTCACGATATGAGAATGTTGGATGAAGGGTTCAAAACGATAAGATTGTTGGATGGGAAGATCCAATCGATAGAGGTGAACACAGTTGGAAATACTTAA
- the mtnA gene encoding S-methyl-5-thioribose-1-phosphate isomerase, with amino-acid sequence MKNIKTMTMEWTGNSLILIDQRYLPLEEKYVECQTYLDVANSIKDMVVRGAPAIGATAAFGFVLGAKEFSYLSDKNLFLNKLEEVKSTLSKTRPTAVNLFWALNRMDKLLKDSIQNKETNQLVSILEEEALKIAYEDIEINKQIGKNGESLLNDGDTVLTHCNAGALATVDYGTALGVIRAAVENGKNIQVFADETRPYLQGARLTVWELVKSGIKTTLITDNMAGWVMKQGKINAVIVGADRIARNGDVANKIGTYSVAVLAKRHGIPFYVAAPLSTIDIETKNGEGIPIEERNHNEVRFCHKTRLVTDDVNVYNPAFDVTPNELITAIITEKKVLRPPYEKNIVKLF; translated from the coding sequence ATGAAAAATATAAAAACAATGACAATGGAATGGACAGGAAACAGTCTAATCTTGATAGATCAGAGGTATTTACCCCTCGAAGAAAAGTATGTGGAATGTCAGACTTATCTCGATGTTGCCAATTCAATAAAAGACATGGTAGTAAGAGGAGCTCCCGCTATAGGAGCGACCGCAGCATTTGGCTTTGTTTTAGGGGCAAAAGAGTTTTCCTATCTATCTGACAAAAATCTATTTTTAAACAAATTGGAAGAAGTAAAAAGTACCTTATCTAAAACCCGTCCTACCGCCGTAAACTTATTTTGGGCGTTAAACAGAATGGATAAACTTTTAAAAGATAGCATCCAGAATAAAGAAACAAATCAACTTGTAAGTATATTGGAAGAAGAAGCTTTGAAAATCGCTTATGAAGATATTGAAATAAATAAACAAATAGGTAAGAACGGAGAGTCTTTGTTAAACGACGGGGACACCGTTTTGACACATTGCAATGCAGGAGCTTTAGCAACCGTTGATTATGGAACCGCTTTAGGGGTTATTAGAGCAGCAGTAGAAAACGGGAAAAACATCCAGGTCTTTGCAGATGAAACGAGGCCCTACCTTCAAGGAGCAAGATTGACCGTTTGGGAATTGGTTAAAAGCGGTATCAAAACTACTCTAATTACTGACAATATGGCAGGTTGGGTAATGAAACAAGGAAAAATAAACGCTGTAATAGTAGGAGCCGATAGAATTGCTCGTAACGGTGACGTTGCAAACAAAATTGGAACTTATTCTGTCGCTGTTCTAGCAAAAAGACATGGTATTCCTTTTTATGTTGCAGCTCCTCTTTCAACTATAGACATAGAAACAAAAAATGGTGAAGGTATTCCCATCGAAGAAAGGAATCATAATGAGGTCAGATTTTGCCATAAAACTCGTTTAGTGACAGACGATGTAAATGTATACAACCCTGCTTTTGATGTAACTCCAAATGAATTAATTACAGCGATAATTACCGAAAAGAAAGTCCTAAGACCTCCCTATGAAAAAAACATAGTGAAACTATTCTAA
- a CDS encoding ABC transporter permease, which yields MEILKETFRSLRSNKLRTFLSMLGIIIGVGAVMTIIAIGAGARQEINNTVSSLGSNIIMVNSTVYSRFASQPLEFQDAVNIKNMVPQVKNASGVLNSNLTVESGGETTSGSVFGVSPSFFDIMNLEIAYGRKLNNSDEEELRSAAVIGYNIANKLFGRQNVVGERINIIQSGNSRSRKVSFEVVGVIEKTGSRLLFNVDDMIILPHNVADYRLFHMNGRVSSVFISAVDENSAELVTMGTDFYLYRKFGDSDKYSILSQDAILEAVNQITGIMNVILVGIAAISLVVGGIGIMNIMLVTVKERTREIGIKMAIGATRRRILMEFLVESVVLTVVAGIIGMILGGLLSTLIVYFGRAFGLTAVITWKSIVLSFGVSAAIGLFFGIYPANQASKLSPIEALRYE from the coding sequence TTGGAAATACTTAAAGAGACCTTTAGATCTTTGCGTTCTAATAAGTTGAGAACGTTTCTTTCAATGTTGGGAATAATAATAGGTGTTGGAGCAGTAATGACTATAATTGCTATAGGGGCTGGAGCAAGGCAAGAAATAAACAATACCGTTTCTTCTCTAGGGTCCAATATTATTATGGTTAACTCCACTGTGTATTCCAGATTCGCTTCTCAGCCCCTTGAGTTTCAAGATGCGGTTAATATTAAGAATATGGTTCCACAAGTAAAGAATGCCTCGGGCGTTTTAAATTCAAATTTGACCGTGGAAAGTGGTGGAGAAACAACTTCAGGATCGGTATTTGGAGTTTCGCCTAGTTTTTTTGATATAATGAACTTAGAGATTGCTTATGGAAGAAAGTTAAATAACTCTGACGAAGAAGAATTAAGGTCGGCCGCTGTTATAGGTTATAATATAGCTAATAAATTATTTGGTAGACAAAATGTTGTAGGTGAACGAATCAATATTATTCAAAGTGGAAATTCTCGTAGTCGAAAAGTTTCTTTTGAAGTAGTGGGGGTTATAGAAAAAACAGGCAGCAGGTTGTTGTTTAACGTTGATGATATGATCATACTCCCACATAACGTAGCAGATTATAGGCTGTTTCACATGAATGGAAGGGTTAGTTCTGTTTTTATATCAGCAGTAGATGAAAACTCTGCAGAGTTGGTAACCATGGGGACGGACTTTTATCTTTATAGAAAATTCGGAGATTCTGATAAGTACAGTATATTAAGTCAAGATGCTATTTTAGAAGCTGTTAATCAAATAACGGGTATTATGAATGTGATACTGGTAGGAATAGCCGCAATTTCGTTAGTTGTTGGCGGAATAGGAATAATGAATATTATGCTCGTTACCGTTAAAGAAAGAACAAGAGAGATAGGTATAAAGATGGCCATCGGAGCCACAAGGCGTAGGATTTTGATGGAATTTTTAGTTGAAAGTGTAGTTTTAACGGTTGTAGCTGGTATAATAGGTATGATATTGGGTGGGCTTCTCTCCACTTTGATAGTATATTTTGGTAGAGCTTTCGGATTAACCGCTGTCATAACTTGGAAATCGATTGTTTTATCTTTTGGGGTATCTGCGGCAATAGGCCTATTCTTTGGTATATACCCTGCAAACCAAGCATCAAAGTTGAGCCCAATAGAAGCGTTAAGATACGAATGA